One part of the Kryptolebias marmoratus isolate JLee-2015 linkage group LG13, ASM164957v2, whole genome shotgun sequence genome encodes these proteins:
- the stt3a gene encoding dolichyl-diphosphooligosaccharide--protein glycosyltransferase subunit STT3A — translation MTKLGFLRLSYEKQDTLLKLLILSMAAVLSFSTRLFSVLRFESVIHEFDPYFNYRTTRFLAEEGFYKFHNWFDDRAWYPLGRIIGGTIYPGLMVTSAVLYHVLHFFHITIDIRNVCVFLAPLFSSFTAIVTYHFTKELKDAGAGLLAAAMIAVVPGYISRSVAGSYDNEGIAIFCMLLTYYMWIKAVKTGSVYWSSMCALAYFYMVSSWGGYVFLINLIPLHVLVLMLTGRFSHRIYVAYCTVYCLGTILSMQISFVGFQPVQSSEHMAAFGVFGLCQIHAFVDYLRSKLNTQQFEILFKSVISLVGFILLSVGAVLMLTGKISPWTGRFYSLLDPSYAKNNIPIIASVSEHQPTTWSSYYFDLQLLVFMFPVGLYYCFNNLSDARIFIIMYGVTSMYFSAVMVRLMLVLAPVMCILSGIGVSQVLTTYMKNLDVSRPDKKSKKQQDSTYPIKNEVASGMILVMAFFLITYTFHSTWVTSEAYSSPSIVLSARGGDGSRIIFDDFREAYYWLRHNTPEDAKVMSWWDYGYQITAMANRTILVDNNTWNNTHISRVGQAMASTEEKAYEIMRELDVSYVLVIFGGLTGYSSDDINKFLWMVRIGGSTDTGKHIKEHDYYTPTGEFRVDRDGSPVLLNCLMYKMCYYRFGQVYTEGKRPPGYDRVRNAEIGNKDFELDVLEEAYTTEHWLVRIYKVKDLDNRGLSRT, via the exons ATGACCAAACTGGGCTTCCTGCGTCTGTCCTATGAGAAGCAGGACACATTGCTGAAGCTGCTCATCCTGTCTATGGCAGCTGTCCTCT CATTTTCAACCAGGCTCTTTTCTGTGTTGAGGTTTGAAAGCGTCATCCATGAGTTTGACCC GTACTTTAACTACCGTACGACCCGCTTCTTGGCAGAAGAAGGATTTTATAAGTTTCACAACTGGTTTGATGACAGGGCATGGTACCCCTTGGGGAGGATCATAGGTGGCACTATTTACCCCG GATTGATGGTCACGTCTGCTGTCCTCTACCATGttctacatttttttcacatcacTATTGACATCCGCAACGTCTGTGTCTTCCTCGCTCCCTTGTTCTCCTCCTTCACTGCGATCGTCACCTACCACTTCACCAAGGAGCTGAAG GATGCAGGTGCAGGGCTCCTGGCAGCTGCAATGATTGCTGTGGTTCCTGGTTATATCTCCCGTTCTGTTGCTGGCTCCTATGATAATGAAG GTATTGCCATCTTCTGCATGCTGTTGACCTATTACATGTGGATTAAAGCTGTCAAAACGGGCTCAGTGTATTGGTCATCCATGTGCGCCCTGGCATACTTCTACATG gtttcCTCCTGGGGTGGCTACGTGTTCCTGATCAACCTCATCCCCCTCCATGTCCTGGTGCTGATGCTCACAGGCCGTTTCTCCCACCGTATTTATGTGGCTTACTGCACAGTCTACTGCCTGGGCACCATCCTGTCCATGCAGATCTCTTTTGTTGGTTTccag CCAGTACAGTCATCAGAGCACATGGCAGCCTTCGGTGTATTTGGCTTGTGTCAGATTCACGCCTTTGTGGACTACCTGCGCAGCAAACTGAATACTCAGCAGTTTGAGATCCTGTTTAAGAGTGTCATCTCTCTGGTGGGCTTCATCCTGTTGTCTGTGGGTGCTGTTCTCATGCTGACAG GTAAAATATCTCCATGGACTGGTCGTTTCTACTCGCTGCTGGACCCCTCTTATGCCAAGAACAACATCCCCATCATCGCCTCAGTCTCTGAGCACCAGCCCACTACCTGGTCCTCGTACTATTTtgacctgcagctgctggttttcATGTTTCCAG TTGGTCTTTATTACTGCTTCAACAACCTGTCTGATGCCAGGATCTTCATCATCATGTATGGAGTTACCAGCATGTACTTCTCAGCTGTCATG GTGCGCCTGATGTTGGTTTTGGCTCCAGTCATGTGCATCCTGTCGGGCATTGGCGTGTCCCAGGTACTAACCACCTACATGAAGAATTTGGATGTCAGCCGGCCAGACAAGAAGAGCAAGAAGCAGCAGGACTCCACCTACCCCATTAAAAATGAG GTTGCCAGTGGGATGATTCTGGTTATGGCTTTCTTCCTCATCACGTACACCTTCCACTCTACCTGGGTGACCAGCGAAGCCTACTCCTCTCCCTCCATTGTCTTGTCGGCCCGTGGAGGTGATGGCAGCCGCATCATTTTTGACGACTTCAGAGAGGCCTACTATTGGCTCCGCCACAATACTCCTGAG GATGCTAAGGTCATGTCGTGGTGGGATTATGGCTATCAAATAACTGCTATGGCTAATCGGACCATTTTAGTGGACAACAACACGTGGAACAACACTCACATCTCCAGAGTTGGACAG GCCATGGCGTCCACAGAGGAGAAGGCCTACGAGATTATGAGAGAGCTAGATGTCAGTTATGTCTTGGTTATATTTGGAGGACTGACTGGCTATTCCTCAGACG ACATCAATAAGTTTCTATGGATGGTCCGCATTGGTGGAAGCACTGACACCGGTAAACACATCAAGGAGCATGACTACTACACTCCCACCGGAGAGTTCAGGGTGGACCGCGACGGCTCCCCCGTCCTGCTCAACTGCCTGATGTACAAAATGTGTTACTACCGCTTTGGACAGGTCTACACAGAGGGCA AGAGACCGCCTGGCTATGACCGAGTGAGAAACGCTGAGATTGGGAACAAGGACTTTGAGCTGGATGTGTTGGAGGAGGCCTACACCACAGAGCACTGGCTGGTCAGGATATACAAG gtCAAAGATCTGGATAACCGAGGTCTTTCGAGGACATAA